A window from Triticum aestivum cultivar Chinese Spring chromosome 6D, IWGSC CS RefSeq v2.1, whole genome shotgun sequence encodes these proteins:
- the LOC123143391 gene encoding peptidyl-prolyl cis-trans isomerase: MANPRVFFDMTVGGAPAGRIVMELYKDAVPRTVENFRALCTGEKGVGKSGKPLHYKGSAFHRVIPDFMCQGGDFTRGNGTGGESIYGEKFADEKFVHKHTKPGILSMANAGPNTNGSQFFICTVPCNWLDGKHVVFGEVVEGMDVVKNIEKVGSRSGTCSKQVVIADCGQL, from the coding sequence ATGGCCAACCCGAGGGTGTTCTTCGACATGACCGTCGGCGGCGCGCCGGCCGGGCGCATCGTGATGGAGCTGTACAAGGACGCGGTGCCGCGGACGGTGGAGAACTTCCGCGCGCTGTGCACCGGCGAGAAGGGCGTCGGCAAGAGCGGCAAGCCGCTGCACTACAAGGGCAGCGCCTTCCACCGCGTGATCCCCGACTTCATGTGCCAGGGCGGCGACTTCACCCGGGGCAACGGCACCGGCGGCGAGTCCATCTACGGCGAGAAGTTCGCCGACGAGAAGTTCGTCCACAAGCACACCAAGCCCGGGATCCTCTCCATGGCCAACGCGGGGCCCAACACCAACGGCTCCCAGTTCTTCATCTGCACCGTCCCCTGCAATTGGCTCGACGGCAAGCACGTGGTCTTCGGCGAGGTCGTCGAGGGCATGGACGTCGTCAAGAACATCGAGAAGGTGGGCTCCCGCAGCGGCACCTGCTCCAAGCAGGTGGTCATCGCCGACTGCGGCCAGCTCTAG